The Trueperaceae bacterium genome window below encodes:
- a CDS encoding VWA domain-containing protein → MPTVRYSKYEATLEDLEPSDLMRMLADRLLQSGFDRDPFDPDPDWRPTMEDLYEAIAEALIQEDLVSEEMIRQAMEAEDWLDSEMGRVVKQLAKRLADEGFIRPEGTEPGEREAPGPGHGGEVPGRSQFQLTDKAIDFLGYRTLRDLLGAAGRSSVGSHDTRFTAAGVEAVGESKRYEFGDSLNLDVSETLKHAARHGLGRLRLEEEDLFVMQAEYRSSAATVVMLDCSHSMILYGEDRFTPAKRVALALAHLIRTQYSGDSIHYVLFHNSAEEIPLSELAAAQVGPYHTNTAEGLRLAQKILKRESKDMKQIIMITDGKPSAITLPDGRVYRNAYGLDPLVLGETLREVGNCRRHGIQVNTFMLARDPELIAFVRRVSAMTRGKAYFTTPHTIGRYVLQDFQSRRTKMVN, encoded by the coding sequence GTGCCCACCGTCAGGTACTCGAAGTACGAGGCGACGCTCGAGGACCTCGAGCCCTCCGACCTCATGCGGATGCTCGCGGACAGGCTGCTGCAGTCGGGCTTCGACCGCGACCCGTTCGACCCCGACCCGGACTGGCGCCCCACCATGGAGGACCTCTACGAGGCCATCGCCGAGGCGCTGATCCAGGAAGACCTCGTCTCGGAGGAGATGATCCGCCAGGCCATGGAGGCCGAGGACTGGCTCGACTCGGAGATGGGCCGCGTGGTCAAGCAGCTCGCCAAGCGGCTGGCCGACGAGGGCTTCATCCGCCCCGAGGGCACCGAGCCCGGCGAGCGCGAGGCGCCGGGACCGGGCCACGGCGGCGAGGTGCCGGGGCGGTCCCAGTTCCAGCTCACCGACAAGGCCATCGACTTCCTCGGCTACCGCACCCTGCGCGACCTGCTCGGCGCGGCCGGGAGGTCGTCCGTCGGCAGCCACGACACCCGCTTCACGGCCGCCGGCGTCGAGGCCGTGGGCGAGTCGAAGCGGTACGAGTTCGGCGACAGCCTCAACCTCGACGTCTCCGAGACCCTCAAGCACGCGGCCAGGCACGGGCTGGGCCGCCTGAGGCTCGAGGAGGAAGACCTCTTCGTCATGCAGGCCGAGTACCGCTCGTCGGCGGCGACGGTCGTGATGCTCGACTGCAGCCACTCGATGATCCTCTACGGCGAGGACCGCTTCACGCCGGCCAAGCGCGTCGCGCTGGCCCTCGCCCACCTGATCCGCACGCAGTACAGCGGCGACTCGATCCACTACGTCCTGTTCCACAACTCGGCCGAGGAGATCCCCCTCTCCGAGCTCGCGGCCGCGCAGGTGGGGCCGTACCACACGAACACGGCCGAGGGCCTGAGGCTCGCGCAGAAGATCCTCAAGCGCGAGAGCAAGGACATGAAGCAGATCATCATGATCACAGACGGCAAGCCCTCGGCGATCACGCTCCCCGACGGACGCGTCTACCGGAACGCCTACGGGCTCGACCCCCTGGTGCTGGGGGAGACGCTGCGGGAGGTGGGCAACTGCCGACGTCACGGCATCCAGGTCAACACGTTCATGCTCGCGCGCGACCCGGAGCTCATCGCCTTCGTGAGGCGCGTCAGCGCCATGACCCGCGGCAAGGCCTACTTCACGACGCCGCACACGATCGGCCGCTACGTCCTGCAGGACTTCCAGTCGCGGCGCACCAAGATGGTCAACTGA